The following is a genomic window from Campylobacter concisus.
GGCGTTAAATAGCTCTAGAAAGCTCTTTGTATCATTTAAATTTGCAAAAGCTTTAGCCGGATTTACTTCATTTAATGCGAGTAAAGTTTTTGATTTTTCTGGATTTGTCTTTGCAAGATTAGCTGCCAAAATTTCACGAGTATGATTGTCAAGCTTTAGGCTAAAAGCAATAGATGTTAGCAAATTTTGGCAGGTTAGATTTGCCTGGGTGATATTTTTTGCATTTATACCAGGACATTTGCTAGGAGCTGCTTTCGGAGGTAAAATTTTATCGATTGATTTTTGAACAAGGCCCGCTTTTCTAAATACATCACGCGAAAGATCTGCGATCTGATCTTTTGTATAGCTTCCCTCGTTAATAAGACGGTTGATGTAGTAGTCTTTTGCTAGGCTTTTTGGCTCGTTTTTTAGCTCTTCATAGGTATAAATTTTGGCCAAAAGAGCAACACAGGCAAGAGAGAGAATACTAAAGTGACGCAGCAAAACCAAATAAAAGCCTTATTAAAAATTGATCTAAAAATTGAAGTGCTAAAAGTACGATAAGCGGAGTAAAGTCGATACCACTAAAATTTGTTTTTATGTAGCGCCTAATAAAGCTATAAACCGGCTCAGTTAGCCTATAAAGTAGCTGCACGACTGGCGAGCCAGGATCAGGTCTGACCCAGCTAATCAGAGCTGCTGCGATGATGACCCAAGTATAGACCGTGATAATAAGGTGCAAAATGTTTGCAATCGCTGAAAATAGGGTGGAAAGTATCATTTTTATTCCTAGATTAAAATTTTAGCTAGATCATCTTTGATGAGTGGATAGAGTTCGCTAAGCTCAGGGCCGTGAAGATCGTTTGTAAGAAGCGCACGTAGCGGCATGAAAAAGTTTTTACCTTTTAAATTTGTAGCGCTCATAAGCTCTTTTTTAAACTCATCAAATGTTTCGCACGCTTTTAAATTACGAGCTGCTTTTTTAATAATATCAAATTCATTTTTGTACTCATCTGGAGCTATTTTTGGTGAGTATATAGCTTCTACTTTTGCTTTTATCTCAGGCACTAGTGAGCTTTCTTGAGTGTAAAATTTAACTAACTCAGCCAAATTTTCATCTACGCCAAAAATTTCTTTTATACGCTCTTTTGAAGCAAGCTTGATGTGTTCTCTATTTATCTGCTCAAGTTTTTTCACGTCAAATCTAGCCGGAGAGCGTGAAATTTTGGTTATATCAAACCACTTTACTGCATCTTCGATCGTAAAAATTTCAGTTGGAGTTTTGTTTCCAAGAAGTATCAAATAGTTTGCAATCGCCTCAGGCAAAAATCCCTGCTCAAAGAGCCATTTTACACTTGATTCGTTCTCGCGCTTGCTCATTTTTTTACCTTCAATATTTAAAAGTATAGGTAAATGAGCGTAGTTCATCTTGCCGGTATAGCCAAGACCTTCGCGTATGAGGTCTTGCTTTGGTGTATTGCTCACGTGATCCTCGCCACGTATGACAAAGGTCACGCCCTCAAGCATATCATCGACTGCGCAGGCAAAGTTGTAAGTTGGTGTTTTGTCTGCTCTCATGATGACGAAGCTATCAACTGCGTCTGGCTCGAAGCTCAGCTCGCCTTTTATAGCGTCTGTAAAACTCATAGTGCGTGTCGGCTTTTTCATGCGGATGACAAATGGCTTCTCGCAGTTTAAAACTTCAGCATCACTTAGTCTCTCGCAGGTGCCGTCATATCTATATGCTACACCTTGCTCTTTTGCTTTTTGTTTTTTTGCCTCGAGTTCTTCTTCGGTACAAAAGCAAGCAAAGGCCTTTTTGTCGATAAGGAGCTTTGAAGCTAGCTGCCTGTGGAATTTTAAATTTTCACTTTGGATATAAATTTGCTCTGGTTTTATGCCAAATTTGCTTAAAATTTCTAAGATATCTTTCTCTTTTCCCTCGATATTTCGCTCTTTGTCGGTATCTTCTATGCGTAAAATAAAGCCACTTTTATCTTGTAAAGAACAAATATAATTAAAAATAGCGGCACGTAAATTTCCTATGTGCATATCTCCTGTTGGAGAGGGTGCAAAACGATACATAAGCTCATTCCTTACGTTAAATTTTGAGTTCGGATTATAACACCAGCTTGATAAATTTAAAGTTATGTAATTTGATTTTTTTAGCCGAAGCAAAGCATTTCTTGAATAAAATCCGAACAAAAATTTAACATTTTTAGGAGAAACAATGAGTTTTATAAGCGAATTTAAAGAATTTGCAATGCGTGGAAATGTCATAGATATGGCAGTTGGTGTTGTTATAGGTGGTGCGTTTGGAAAGATCGTTTCGTCGCTAGTTGGTGATGTTATCATGCCAGTTGTAGGTGTTATAACAGGTGGTGTAAATTTCACTGATCTTAAGCTAACGCTAAAAGAAGCAGTAGATAGTGCACCTGCTGTTACAATAAACTATGGCTCATTTATACAAACAATGGTTGATTTCTTAATCATTGCTTTTTGTATTTTTTGTGTCATTAAAGCCTTAAATTCACTTAAGAAAAAGCCAGTCGAAGAGGCACCAGCAGCAGAGCCTGAAACGCCAACAGATATAGCACTTCTAACCGAGATTAGAGATCTTCTTAAAAAATAACTTTTTAAAATCAAAGGGGTAAAATTCCCTTTGAAAATCCGTTAAATTTTGTCTTATTTTTATATGCTAAAATGTTTTTTATTTTAAAAAGGCGAGTGAAAATATGATAGAAAAAATCCCGTTTTTTCAAGGCTTAAACGAAGAAGATTTAGCCAAACTTGAAGCCATAAGTGTCGTAAAAAAGTATAAAAAGGGTGAATTTTTATTTATAGAAGGCGAGGAGCCAAAATGGTTAATATTTTTGATAAGCGGCTCTGTTAAGCTTTATAAAACCACGGCAAATGGAAAAGAAATTTTTATTCATCAGTTAGCACCTATGAATTTTGTAGCTGAAGTCGTAAATTTTGAAAATATTGTCTACCCAGCTAGTGCCATTTTTACAATATCTGGCGAGGTGTTAAAGATAAATTATGAAAAATTTGCGGCAGAATTTTTAATAAAACCAGAAATTTGTATGAAATTTTTAAAATCAATGTCTGAAAAGATAAGAATCACAACAAATCTACTTCATCAAGAGTTAATTTTAAGCTCAGAAGAAAAAGTGGCTAAGTTTATTTTAGATCATGAAGATTTATTTAACGAGCTAAAACATACAAAAATTTCATCAATACTTAATATGACTCCAGAAACTTTTTCAAGAATTTTAAATAAATTTAAAACCAATGGTTTGGTTAAACTTGACGAGAAGAACCAAATTTTGGAAAAAGATGTGGGTGGACTGCAAGAAATTTATTCTTATTGAAAGTTAATATCAAATAAATATTTTTATTTACTTAAAGAAAAAATTTATATATTTTTTGATAGTATTCACTTAAAATTTTCGTAAAAATTTACGATATATTGATAAATTTAGGAGGAAGTTTTGGCTGAAGTTAAGAAGAGATTTTTTGTTTGGTCATCTGTGATAATTGGTATCGTGATTGGACTTATAGCATCTATGGGTATTGCTGATGCACTTCATGCAACTGGTAGCGGCTACATCTGTACCATTTGCCACACTATGGATCCTATGAATGCTGCATATCATGAAGATGTACACGGCGGCAATAACAAGCTTGGCATAAAAGCTGAATGTTCAGCCTGTCACCTAAATCATACAAGTGCCTATACCTATGTACTTACAAAACTTAAAGTATCGATAAATGATGGTTATAAGACATTTTTTACAGATACTGACAAGATCGACTGGCGCAAAAAACGCGAGCATGCATCTCACTTTGTCTATGATAGTGGATGTTTGACTTGTCACTCAAATTTAAAAAATGTTATTCAAGCTGGTAAATCATTCTTGCCACATAGAGATTATTTCGTTCTTGGAAATCCTAATAAAAAATCATGTGTTGACTGCCACGAGCACGTTGGTCACAAGAATTTAGGACTACAAATCGATAAATTTGAAGCAATTAAAAAACAAGAAAACAATAAAACCAAGTAAGGAGGAGAGATGTTTAAAAAGTCGCTAATGTTATTAGCCTGTCTAATGTCTTTTGGCTTTGCCGCAAACATGGATGCAAATAAATCTGATGCTTTAAACCTTAATGTTGTAAAAAACATTAAAGTTGCTCACAAAATGTCAGACTTATCAAAAAGCTGTGTTGAGTGCCACGCTAAAGAGACACCCGGCATAGTTGCCGATTGGAAAAATAGTCGCCACGCTCACGTTGGTGTAAGTTGTATGGATTGCCACTCTGTAAATGCAGATAATCCTATGGCTTCAGTTAAGGTGCATCCAAAAGATTCTAACAACCACGTATCAATGCTAGTTAGCCCAAAAACTTGTGCTAAGTGCCACGAGAATGAGGTTGAAGAATTTGTTAAGAGTGGTCACGCAAGAGGTGCTATGCAAATGTATGCTAACCCTGCGATGGTAAAACTAATGTATCACTATGAAGGTATGGATCATCCAGAATACAAAATGGCTCCAGACGCTACTGGTTGTACACAGTGCCACGGAACCGTCATCAAACTAGACGCTGATCACAAACCTACAAAAGAGACTTGGCCAAACTACGGTATAGGTAATGTTTATCCTGATGGTGGCGTAGGCGGATGTAAATCATGCCACAGCGCACACACATTTAGCATAGCTGAAGCTAGAAAACCAGCTGCTTGTGCATCTTGCCACCTTGGACCTGATCACCCAGATATTGAGATCTTTAACAACTCAATGCACGGACATATCTATAATAGCGAAGCTCACAAATGGAATTTTGATGCTGCTCCTGATACATGGGATGTACCAGACTTTAGAGCTCCAACTTGTGCAGCTTGCCACATGAGTGGTGTTGGTGAAACAACAACAACTCACAATGTTTCAAGAAGACTAAAATGGAACCTATGGGGCGTCAGCAGTAAGCTAAGAACAGCTGGTGATGAACAAGCTGCTGTTGTTTACGAAAAAACTGGCAAACTAACCATAGGAACGCCACTTGCAGGTCATCCAAATGGACCAGAAGCAGCAAGAGCTGAGATGAAGCTAGTTTGTAAAGCTTGCCATACATCAACTCATACAGATAACTTCTTCATTATGGGTGATAAGCAAGTAGAGCTTTATAACGTTTACAATGCTGAAGCAACTAAGATGCTTGAAGAGTTGAAAGCTAAAAACTTACTACTCGCAGACGCTTGGGAAGATGAATTCCAAGATGTTTACTATCATATGTGGCACCATGAAGGTCGTCGTATGAGACAAGGTGCTTTAATGGGTGGTCCTGACTACTCACACTGGCATGGAGTATTCGAAGTTAAAAATGATATTAGAAAACTTCGTGAGATACACAAACAAAGAATGGAAACTGGTAAAGTTAAATAATTCTTTATAAGGTGGGTTTTCTCCCACCTTATTTTCTTAAATAACTATTAGATTTACTCAACTTAAATCATTTTTTATACGTTCAAAACTATACAATTTTTAAGACTAATAACATTAAAAGTAAGATATTAATTTTTATAGTACAAATTTAAAAATATAAAATATAATTTTTTATTTTTACAAGGAGAATTTTTGGGACTTTTGAGAATTATTATTGGAGCATTTATATTTAGTTTTCTTATAAATTTTTATTCATATAACCGTTTCATAAAAAAGGTTTCATTTTTTATACCACATCTTGCAAAAATCAGGATACTTTTATATGTTATTTGTATTCTTGAGTTTATATTTGTTCTTCAGATCAGGTTTTCATTCTTAAGCATTGAGCTTTATTTGATCGCTGGTACGCTCATAGGATTTTCACTATTTTTGTTTGCTATTGGTCTATTTTACGATATTTTACGTAGTATTTTTTCTAAGAGTAATTTTAGTCCAACAAGACGAAAATTTATAAAATTTTGTTTTGATATTACATTTGTTATTTTTGTAATTGCTTGTTTTTTAAAAGGTATTTTCAATGCTTTAACACCACCAAAGATCAGACAAGTAGATATAAAAATAAAAAATTTACAAAATGATTTAAAAATTGTTATGATAACGGACGTACATATCGGCGAGTTTTTGCAAAAAGATTTTATGGCGAAGCTTGTTAGCGATATAAATTTGGCAAAACCAGATATTGTTGTGATAGTCGGAGACCTTGTCGATGTGAGCGCACAGTTTATTGGTGATTTTTTGGATCCCTTGAGAAATTTAAAAAGCACTTATGGTACATTTTACGTCCCTGGTAATCATGAATATTACCACGGAGTGGACGGCATTTTAGAAAAGATAAGCTCGCTTGGCATTAGGGTGCTTGGCAACAAAAATGAAAAAATTGGCGGCATAAATTTGGCTGGAGTTTATGATCTGGCTGGTTTTAGATTTAAAAATTTAGAGCCAAATTTAGATAAGGCTTTATCGGGACGTGATGAGACACTGCCTACCATTTTACTCTCGCATCAGCCAAAATTTATAAAAACCATGCAAAAAGATGTCGATTTGGTTCTTTGTGGACACACGCATGCTGGTCAAATTTTTCCTTTTGGTATTTTAGTTTTACTTGATCAGGGATTTTTACATGGGCTTTATAAGATTAATGATAAAATGCAAGCCTACGTTAGTAGTGGTGCCGGATTTTGGGGACCACCAGTTAGGATATTTGCGCCAAGTGAGATCGCGATATTAAATTTAAGTAAGGAATAAAATGAATAGTGACAATCTTTTTTCTCAAATTTTTGGCAAGGTTGCAAAGATAAGCTTCATTAGGCCGGTTCAGGAATTTATAAAC
Proteins encoded in this region:
- a CDS encoding YggT family protein, with the protein product MILSTLFSAIANILHLIITVYTWVIIAAALISWVRPDPGSPVVQLLYRLTEPVYSFIRRYIKTNFSGIDFTPLIVLLALQFLDQFLIRLLFGFAASL
- the gltX gene encoding glutamate--tRNA ligase translates to MYRFAPSPTGDMHIGNLRAAIFNYICSLQDKSGFILRIEDTDKERNIEGKEKDILEILSKFGIKPEQIYIQSENLKFHRQLASKLLIDKKAFACFCTEEELEAKKQKAKEQGVAYRYDGTCERLSDAEVLNCEKPFVIRMKKPTRTMSFTDAIKGELSFEPDAVDSFVIMRADKTPTYNFACAVDDMLEGVTFVIRGEDHVSNTPKQDLIREGLGYTGKMNYAHLPILLNIEGKKMSKRENESSVKWLFEQGFLPEAIANYLILLGNKTPTEIFTIEDAVKWFDITKISRSPARFDVKKLEQINREHIKLASKERIKEIFGVDENLAELVKFYTQESSLVPEIKAKVEAIYSPKIAPDEYKNEFDIIKKAARNLKACETFDEFKKELMSATNLKGKNFFMPLRALLTNDLHGPELSELYPLIKDDLAKILI
- the mscL gene encoding large-conductance mechanosensitive channel protein MscL is translated as MSFISEFKEFAMRGNVIDMAVGVVIGGAFGKIVSSLVGDVIMPVVGVITGGVNFTDLKLTLKEAVDSAPAVTINYGSFIQTMVDFLIIAFCIFCVIKALNSLKKKPVEEAPAAEPETPTDIALLTEIRDLLKK
- a CDS encoding Crp/Fnr family transcriptional regulator translates to MIEKIPFFQGLNEEDLAKLEAISVVKKYKKGEFLFIEGEEPKWLIFLISGSVKLYKTTANGKEIFIHQLAPMNFVAEVVNFENIVYPASAIFTISGEVLKINYEKFAAEFLIKPEICMKFLKSMSEKIRITTNLLHQELILSSEEKVAKFILDHEDLFNELKHTKISSILNMTPETFSRILNKFKTNGLVKLDEKNQILEKDVGGLQEIYSY
- a CDS encoding cytochrome c3 family protein, which translates into the protein MAEVKKRFFVWSSVIIGIVIGLIASMGIADALHATGSGYICTICHTMDPMNAAYHEDVHGGNNKLGIKAECSACHLNHTSAYTYVLTKLKVSINDGYKTFFTDTDKIDWRKKREHASHFVYDSGCLTCHSNLKNVIQAGKSFLPHRDYFVLGNPNKKSCVDCHEHVGHKNLGLQIDKFEAIKKQENNKTK
- a CDS encoding multiheme c-type cytochrome, whose product is MFKKSLMLLACLMSFGFAANMDANKSDALNLNVVKNIKVAHKMSDLSKSCVECHAKETPGIVADWKNSRHAHVGVSCMDCHSVNADNPMASVKVHPKDSNNHVSMLVSPKTCAKCHENEVEEFVKSGHARGAMQMYANPAMVKLMYHYEGMDHPEYKMAPDATGCTQCHGTVIKLDADHKPTKETWPNYGIGNVYPDGGVGGCKSCHSAHTFSIAEARKPAACASCHLGPDHPDIEIFNNSMHGHIYNSEAHKWNFDAAPDTWDVPDFRAPTCAACHMSGVGETTTTHNVSRRLKWNLWGVSSKLRTAGDEQAAVVYEKTGKLTIGTPLAGHPNGPEAARAEMKLVCKACHTSTHTDNFFIMGDKQVELYNVYNAEATKMLEELKAKNLLLADAWEDEFQDVYYHMWHHEGRRMRQGALMGGPDYSHWHGVFEVKNDIRKLREIHKQRMETGKVK
- a CDS encoding metallophosphoesterase, producing the protein MGLLRIIIGAFIFSFLINFYSYNRFIKKVSFFIPHLAKIRILLYVICILEFIFVLQIRFSFLSIELYLIAGTLIGFSLFLFAIGLFYDILRSIFSKSNFSPTRRKFIKFCFDITFVIFVIACFLKGIFNALTPPKIRQVDIKIKNLQNDLKIVMITDVHIGEFLQKDFMAKLVSDINLAKPDIVVIVGDLVDVSAQFIGDFLDPLRNLKSTYGTFYVPGNHEYYHGVDGILEKISSLGIRVLGNKNEKIGGINLAGVYDLAGFRFKNLEPNLDKALSGRDETLPTILLSHQPKFIKTMQKDVDLVLCGHTHAGQIFPFGILVLLDQGFLHGLYKINDKMQAYVSSGAGFWGPPVRIFAPSEIAILNLSKE